One Apteryx mantelli isolate bAptMan1 chromosome 22, bAptMan1.hap1, whole genome shotgun sequence genomic region harbors:
- the ABR gene encoding active breakpoint cluster region-related protein isoform X2, which translates to MPYIDESPTMSPQLSARGQDSGDGVSPTPTDGLSTGGERDAGKGLEMRKLVLSGFLASEEIYINQLEALLLPMKPLKATATTSQPVLTLQQIETIFYKIQDIYEIHKEFYDSLSPKVQQWDSNISMGHLFQKLASRLGVYKAFVDNYKIALETAEKCSQSNYQFQKISEELKVKGPKDSKESHTSVTMEALLYKPIDRVTRSTLVLHDLLKHTPADHPDYPLLQDALRISQNFLSSINEDIDPRRTAVTTPKGETRQLVKDGFLVELSEGSRKLRHVFLFTDVLLCAKLKKTAVGKHQQYDCKWYVPLADLVFPSPEESEHCPQVHVIPDHELEDMKMKISAIKSEVQKEKANKGQSRAIERLKKKMFENEFWLLLNSPAIPFRIHNRNGKSYLFLLSSDYERSEWREAIQKLQKKDLQAFVLSSVELQVLTGSCFKLRTVHNIPVTSNKDDDESPGLYGFLHVIVHSAKGFKQSANLYCTLEVDSFGYFVSKAKTRVFRDTTEPQWNEEFEIELEGSQSLRILCYEKCYDKTKLNKDNNEIVDKIMGKGQIQLDPQAVQTKNWHMDVIEMNGIKVEFSMKFTSRDMSLKRTPSKKQTGVFGVKISVVTKRERSKVPYIVRQCIEEVEKRGIEEVGIYRISGVATDIQALKAVFDANNKDILVMLSDMDINAIAGTLKLYFRELPEPLLTDRLYPAFMEGIALSDPAAKENCMMHLLRSLPDPNLITFLFLLEHLKRVAEKEPINKMSLHNLATVFGPTLLRPSEGESKGHLTLASDIWSHDVMAQVQVLLYYLQHPPISFTELKRNTLYFSTDV; encoded by the exons ATGCCCTACATCGACGAGTCACCCACCATGTCCCCCCAGCTCAGCGCCCGTGGCCAAGACAGCGGGGACGGCGTCTCTCCCACACCCACCGACGGCCTCAGCACGGGG GGTGAGCGAGATGCTGGCAAAGGCCTGGAGATGCGGAAGCTGGTGCTCTCCGGTTTCCTGGCCAGCGAGGAGATCTACATCAACCAGCTGGAGGCACTCTTGTTG CCTATGAAGCCACTTAAGGCCACGGCCACCACATCGCAGCCTGTCCTCACCCTCCAGCAGATTGAGACAATTTTCTACAAGATCCAGGACATCTATGAGATCCACAAGGAGTTCTACGACAGCCTGTCCCCAAAGGTGCAGCAGTGGGACAGCAACATCAGCATGGGCCACCTCTTCCAGAAACTG GCCAGCCGGCTCGGGGTGTACAAGGCCTTTGTGGATAACTACAAAATCGCACTGGAgacagcggagaaatgcagccaGAGCAACTACCAGTTCCAGAAGATCTCAGAG GAGCTGAAGGTGAAAGGCCCCAAGGACTCGAAGGAGAGCCACACGTCCGTCACCATGGAGG CGTTGCTGTACAAACCCATTGACCGCGTGACACGGAGCACCCTTGTCCTGCAT GACCTCCTCAAGCACACCCCTGCCGACCACCCCGACTACCCGCTGCTCCAGGATGCCCTCCGCATCTCGCAGAACTTCCTCTCCAGCATCAATGAGGACATCGATCCACGGAGGACAGCAGTCACCACCCCCAAGGGGGAG ACCCGGCAGCTAGTCAAGGATGGCTTCTTGGTGGAGCTGTCAGAGGGCTCGCGGAAGCTGCGACATGTCTTCCTCTTCACTGACGTCCTGCTCTGTGCCAAGCTGAAGAAGACAGCAGTGGG GAAGCACCAGCAGTACGACTGCAAGTGGTACGTGCCCCTGGCTGACCTGGTGTTCCCATCACCGGAGGAGTCGGAGCACTGCCCGCAGGTCCACGTCATCCCTGACCACGAGCTGGAGGACATGAAGATGAAAATCTCAGCCATCAAGAGCGAGGTGCAGAAGGAG AAAGCCAACAAGGGGCAGAGCCGGGCCATCGAACGCCTCAAAAAGAAGATGTTTGAGAACGAATTCTGGCTGCTGTTGAACTCGCCTGCCATTCCCTTCCGCATCCACAACCGCAACGGCAAG AGCTACCTGTTCCTGCTATCATCCGACTACGAGAGGTCTGAGTGGAGGGAGGCCATTCAGAAACTGCAGAAAAAGG ACCTCCAGGCCTTCGTCCTGAGCTCggtggagctgcaggtgctcacgGGATCCTGCTTCAAGCTACGCACTGTCCACAACATCCCAGTCACCAGTAATAAGGATG ACGACGAGTCCCCCGGGCTCTACGGGTTCCTGCATGTCATCGTCCACTCTGCCAAGGGCTTCAAGCAGTCTGCCA ACCTTTACTGCACACTGGAAGTGGACTCCTTCGGCTACTTTGTCAGCAAAGCCAAGACCAGGGTTTTCCGGGACACAACTGAGCCGCAGTGGAATGAg gagTTTGAGATTGAGCTGGAGGGCTCCCAGTCCCTGCGGATCCTGTGCTACGAGAAATGCTACGACAAGACCAAGCTCAACAAGGACAACAATGAAATCGTGGACAAGATCATGGGCAAGGGGCAGATCCAG CTGGACCCGCAGGCTGTGCAGACCAAGAACTGGCACATGGACGTGATTGAGATGAACGGG ATCAAGGTGGAGTTCTCCATGAAGTTCACGAGCAGGGACATGAGCCTGAAGAGGACCCCGTCCAAAAAGCAGACTGGTGTCTTTGGAGTCAAAATCAGCGTCGTGACAAA GCGCGAGCGCTCCAAGGTGCCTTACATCGTGCGCCAGTGCATCGAGGAGGTGGAGAAGAGGGGCATCGAGGAGGTCGGCATCTACAGGATCTCCGGGGTCGCCACAGACATCCAGGCCTTGAAGGCGGTCTTTGATGCAA ATAACAAGGACATCCTCGTGATGCTGAGCGACATGGACATCAATGCCATCGCTGGCACGCTGAAGCTGTACTTCCGGGAGCTGCCCGAGCCTCTCCTCACTGACAGACTCTACCCCGCGTTCATGGAGGGGATCG CCCTCtcagatcctgctgccaaggagaACTGCATGATGCACCTTCTCCGCTCGCTGCCTGACCCCAATCTCATCACTTTCCTCTTTCTGCTGGAGCACTTGAAAAG GGTAGCTGAAAAGGAGCCCATCAACAAAATGTCACTCCACAACTTGGCCACAGTCTTTGGGCCAACACTGCTGAGACCTTCGGAGGGGGAGAGCAAAGGACACCTCACCCTGGCCTCCGACATCTGGTCGCATGATGTGATGGCCCAG GTCCAGGTCCTCCTCTACTACCTGCAGCATCCTCCCATCTCCTTCACTGAGCTGAAGCGCAACACACTTTACTTCTCCACGGACGTGTAG
- the ABR gene encoding active breakpoint cluster region-related protein isoform X1, which produces MEEEEEAIGYLDKVLEDEDDSEPGTPTSPGPPFLAGEKGERDAGKGLEMRKLVLSGFLASEEIYINQLEALLLPMKPLKATATTSQPVLTLQQIETIFYKIQDIYEIHKEFYDSLSPKVQQWDSNISMGHLFQKLASRLGVYKAFVDNYKIALETAEKCSQSNYQFQKISEELKVKGPKDSKESHTSVTMEALLYKPIDRVTRSTLVLHDLLKHTPADHPDYPLLQDALRISQNFLSSINEDIDPRRTAVTTPKGETRQLVKDGFLVELSEGSRKLRHVFLFTDVLLCAKLKKTAVGKHQQYDCKWYVPLADLVFPSPEESEHCPQVHVIPDHELEDMKMKISAIKSEVQKEKANKGQSRAIERLKKKMFENEFWLLLNSPAIPFRIHNRNGKSYLFLLSSDYERSEWREAIQKLQKKDLQAFVLSSVELQVLTGSCFKLRTVHNIPVTSNKDDDESPGLYGFLHVIVHSAKGFKQSANLYCTLEVDSFGYFVSKAKTRVFRDTTEPQWNEEFEIELEGSQSLRILCYEKCYDKTKLNKDNNEIVDKIMGKGQIQLDPQAVQTKNWHMDVIEMNGIKVEFSMKFTSRDMSLKRTPSKKQTGVFGVKISVVTKRERSKVPYIVRQCIEEVEKRGIEEVGIYRISGVATDIQALKAVFDANNKDILVMLSDMDINAIAGTLKLYFRELPEPLLTDRLYPAFMEGIALSDPAAKENCMMHLLRSLPDPNLITFLFLLEHLKRVAEKEPINKMSLHNLATVFGPTLLRPSEGESKGHLTLASDIWSHDVMAQVQVLLYYLQHPPISFTELKRNTLYFSTDV; this is translated from the exons atggaggaggaagaggaggccataGGGTACCTGGATAAAGTCCTAGAGGATGAAGATGACTCTGAGCCGGGAACCCCCACCAGCCCAGGCCCTCCGTTCTTGGCCGGCGAGAAG GGTGAGCGAGATGCTGGCAAAGGCCTGGAGATGCGGAAGCTGGTGCTCTCCGGTTTCCTGGCCAGCGAGGAGATCTACATCAACCAGCTGGAGGCACTCTTGTTG CCTATGAAGCCACTTAAGGCCACGGCCACCACATCGCAGCCTGTCCTCACCCTCCAGCAGATTGAGACAATTTTCTACAAGATCCAGGACATCTATGAGATCCACAAGGAGTTCTACGACAGCCTGTCCCCAAAGGTGCAGCAGTGGGACAGCAACATCAGCATGGGCCACCTCTTCCAGAAACTG GCCAGCCGGCTCGGGGTGTACAAGGCCTTTGTGGATAACTACAAAATCGCACTGGAgacagcggagaaatgcagccaGAGCAACTACCAGTTCCAGAAGATCTCAGAG GAGCTGAAGGTGAAAGGCCCCAAGGACTCGAAGGAGAGCCACACGTCCGTCACCATGGAGG CGTTGCTGTACAAACCCATTGACCGCGTGACACGGAGCACCCTTGTCCTGCAT GACCTCCTCAAGCACACCCCTGCCGACCACCCCGACTACCCGCTGCTCCAGGATGCCCTCCGCATCTCGCAGAACTTCCTCTCCAGCATCAATGAGGACATCGATCCACGGAGGACAGCAGTCACCACCCCCAAGGGGGAG ACCCGGCAGCTAGTCAAGGATGGCTTCTTGGTGGAGCTGTCAGAGGGCTCGCGGAAGCTGCGACATGTCTTCCTCTTCACTGACGTCCTGCTCTGTGCCAAGCTGAAGAAGACAGCAGTGGG GAAGCACCAGCAGTACGACTGCAAGTGGTACGTGCCCCTGGCTGACCTGGTGTTCCCATCACCGGAGGAGTCGGAGCACTGCCCGCAGGTCCACGTCATCCCTGACCACGAGCTGGAGGACATGAAGATGAAAATCTCAGCCATCAAGAGCGAGGTGCAGAAGGAG AAAGCCAACAAGGGGCAGAGCCGGGCCATCGAACGCCTCAAAAAGAAGATGTTTGAGAACGAATTCTGGCTGCTGTTGAACTCGCCTGCCATTCCCTTCCGCATCCACAACCGCAACGGCAAG AGCTACCTGTTCCTGCTATCATCCGACTACGAGAGGTCTGAGTGGAGGGAGGCCATTCAGAAACTGCAGAAAAAGG ACCTCCAGGCCTTCGTCCTGAGCTCggtggagctgcaggtgctcacgGGATCCTGCTTCAAGCTACGCACTGTCCACAACATCCCAGTCACCAGTAATAAGGATG ACGACGAGTCCCCCGGGCTCTACGGGTTCCTGCATGTCATCGTCCACTCTGCCAAGGGCTTCAAGCAGTCTGCCA ACCTTTACTGCACACTGGAAGTGGACTCCTTCGGCTACTTTGTCAGCAAAGCCAAGACCAGGGTTTTCCGGGACACAACTGAGCCGCAGTGGAATGAg gagTTTGAGATTGAGCTGGAGGGCTCCCAGTCCCTGCGGATCCTGTGCTACGAGAAATGCTACGACAAGACCAAGCTCAACAAGGACAACAATGAAATCGTGGACAAGATCATGGGCAAGGGGCAGATCCAG CTGGACCCGCAGGCTGTGCAGACCAAGAACTGGCACATGGACGTGATTGAGATGAACGGG ATCAAGGTGGAGTTCTCCATGAAGTTCACGAGCAGGGACATGAGCCTGAAGAGGACCCCGTCCAAAAAGCAGACTGGTGTCTTTGGAGTCAAAATCAGCGTCGTGACAAA GCGCGAGCGCTCCAAGGTGCCTTACATCGTGCGCCAGTGCATCGAGGAGGTGGAGAAGAGGGGCATCGAGGAGGTCGGCATCTACAGGATCTCCGGGGTCGCCACAGACATCCAGGCCTTGAAGGCGGTCTTTGATGCAA ATAACAAGGACATCCTCGTGATGCTGAGCGACATGGACATCAATGCCATCGCTGGCACGCTGAAGCTGTACTTCCGGGAGCTGCCCGAGCCTCTCCTCACTGACAGACTCTACCCCGCGTTCATGGAGGGGATCG CCCTCtcagatcctgctgccaaggagaACTGCATGATGCACCTTCTCCGCTCGCTGCCTGACCCCAATCTCATCACTTTCCTCTTTCTGCTGGAGCACTTGAAAAG GGTAGCTGAAAAGGAGCCCATCAACAAAATGTCACTCCACAACTTGGCCACAGTCTTTGGGCCAACACTGCTGAGACCTTCGGAGGGGGAGAGCAAAGGACACCTCACCCTGGCCTCCGACATCTGGTCGCATGATGTGATGGCCCAG GTCCAGGTCCTCCTCTACTACCTGCAGCATCCTCCCATCTCCTTCACTGAGCTGAAGCGCAACACACTTTACTTCTCCACGGACGTGTAG